The following is a genomic window from Candidatus Zixiibacteriota bacterium.
GTGTCAACGCCCGCTGCTATTGCGCTCGAGCGCGGCAACAGCTCTTCAAGGGTCCACCCGTTCAAAATTCGAGAAACCCGGGCGAGACCGGTTTGGCACACCCCGAAGGAGACGAAGAAGAGCGCTTCGAATCGTCCTTGAAGCGTTGAATTCTGGAACCTTTGAACCGCCCCGAGCGCGCCGGACGGATTGAACGGAGCGAAGCGGCTGGCTGGTTTGAACCGTTTGAACGATTCCTATATGGAACAATTGAACTTCGGAATCTTTGAACCGCCCCCTGCGGAGGTCCCATGCAGATCCCGGCAGTCGCCACCACCACGATCGGCAGCTTCCCGCGACCGGCGTGGCTCGCTTCGAGCGAGCGCACCCAGGTGCGGTTTCGGCTCGACGGAGCCGCGCTGCGGGAGGCGCAGGACGACGCCACTCGCCTGATCCTCCACACTCAGGAAGAAATCGGCCTCGATCTCCTGACGGACGGCGAGCAGCGCCGCACGGGCTTCATCCACCACGTGCTTGCCGCGTGGGACGGGATCGACCTCGTTCATCAGGGCATCAAAGCCATCTATCGCCGGCGCGAGCAGAACCGCATGGTCCCGCGGGTCGTCGGGAAGATCGAGCGCCGGCGCGCGGCGGTCGTCGAAGATCTCCGCTTCGCCAAGGCGCACACCCGAAAGCCGATCAAGATGGCGGTCCCCGGGCCGATGACCGTGATCGACAGCACGCTCGACGAGACCTACGGCGACGAGGAAAAGATGGCGCTGGACGTCGCCGCCGCGCTCAACGCCGAGCTGCTCGAGCTGGAGGCGGCCGGGTGTGACGTGCTGCAGATCGACGAGCCCGCGATGACGCGTTACCACGAAAAGGTCTTCGCCTACGGCTCCCGGGCGCTGGACCGCTGCCTCGAAGGCGTGCGTGCGCCCACCGTCGTTCACCTTTGCTACGGCTACCCCGGCGGCGGCGGCCGCCAGCACCAGTACGAATATCCCGAGCTGCTCGCCGAGCTGATGAAGACACGGATCGGGGGATTCGCCGTGGAGTTCGCCCGAAGCGGCTACGATCCAGCGGTTCTCGGCGCCTGCCGGGGGCGCACCATTCTGTTCGGCTGCGTCGATCCAGGCGATTCCCCGGTGCCGCCGGTGCCGTCCGTCGCCGAGCGGGTGCGCGTCGCGCTGAAATATGTCGAGCCTTCGCGCCTGCTGCTCGCCCCCGACTGCGGTTTGATGACGATCAGCCGTGAGCTCGCCGAAGCGAAAGCACGCTTCCTCGTCGAGGTCGCGCGCGAGGTGCGGCGGGCGCTGTGAAAGCCCTCCGGGAAGACCGATCGTGACGCCCCCGAGCCCGGCGCGGCAAAGCAGACGCCGGCGACCGCGCAAGCCGCCTCCCTGTCCGGAGTGCGGTTCCGAGACGGTCGTGCCGGTGATCCACGGCGTCCCTGGCGCGGCGCAGCGCCGCGCGGTGGAACGCAACGAGGCGGTCCTCGCCGACCGCGAGGAGTGGGAAGGGATGACGGAATGGTACTGCCGCGCCTGCGGCTGCGACTGGAGAGGAGGGTGGCGCCGCTACAAGAAGCGGGCGGACGGCGAGTCCCTTCCTTCATGACCTGCGTGGTCGATCCCCACGGCACCGCTCACACACGAAAGCGGCCTTATTTCGCCGGGGCCTCGCAGGTGATTCCCGCGCCCGCGTCCTCTACCAGCGCCGTGGCGCAACGGTAGACCTGCCCTTCCGGAGTTCTGACGATCGCTCCCACGCCGCCGAGATCGGTGACGGTATAAGGGCCGACCTGCGCTGGCGGGCTCGAAAAGCCGCCGCCCGAAGCCGCAAAGCGATCCAGCGCGATGTGAACCAGCCCGATGGCCGCGATGCTTTCGATCCGGCGCGCCGGATCGGTGCCTCGTGACAGCGCGTTCAGCGCCTGCTCCTTGACGATCTCCTTGAGCTCGGCCACGGCCCGCTCGATCCTTTCCAGCTCGGATTTCATTTCCCGCGCGCGCTCCGGGCGAACCGCGGTCTGGCGCAGCGCGATCTCGTACTCCTTGCGCCTGAGGTCGAGGTCGACCAGCTGATTGAATTCCCGCGATCCGCCGATCGTCACGATATAGACGCTCTTCAGCGATTCCGCCATGCGCTGGCGGTCCGGCCAGCGGTCCGGACGGGCCGCGAGCCGGCTCATCTCCTCGTGATAGTCGTTCAGCCCCACCGCGAAGGTCATGCCCGGGCTGACGTTCGCGGGGACGCACCCCGTCGCAGCGACCAGGACCAGCCCGATCGCCGCCGCTCTCTTGATCATGGCGCGCAAAATACCACACTTTGCCCGCCGGCAGGTAGCGTCGCTGGCCGCAAAGCCGGCCTGCTCCGCCCGGGCCCCGCCCCCCAAGCTGTTGGAAAGCCGGGCCTGCCGCGCTATGAATAGGAAATCTTTTTTCGGACCGAGGTGCTTGATGGCAACAGAACAGCACGAAATCGTCGACGGCGACGGCCACGTCATTGAGGATATCGCCGCCATCTGGAAGTACATGCCCGAGGCTTATGTCGGGCGGAGCTTCTCCGATCTGCGCGGCCGAAGTCCGTTCCCGCCGATCGACCATCTCCATACGGCCAACCGCCATTTCACGCCGCCCGGCGCCTTCGCCAACGTCGGCCGAGAGGGGTGGGAGATTTTTCTGCGCGAGGTCGGCATCGGTGCAACGGTGCTTTACACCAGCGCCGGTCTGGCGTTCGGCAAGATCGTCAGCCGCGATTGGGCGATCGAGCTGGCGCGCGCCTACAACAACTGGATCTACGACACATACGTCTCGAAGAGCCCGCGCTTCAAGGCGATGGGCCTGATCCCGCTGCAGGAGCCCGCCGAAGCAGTGATCGAGCTGCGCCGCATCGTGCGCGACCTTGGCTTTTGCGGCGCCATGCTGCCGTCGACGGGCGCGAACATGCCCCACCTGGGCTCGGAAAAATACCGGCCCATCTACGGCGAAGCAGAGCGGCTCGGCTGCGCGCTCGCGATCCACGGCGGGGCACACGAGGGTCTGCTCATGGACGACATGAGCCCCTACGCCCCGGTCAATGCGCTCGGCCATCCCATGGGACAGATGATCTGCTTCGCCGGGATCGTCTTCAACGGCATCTTCGACCAGTTCCCGGGGGTCCGGATCGGCTTCATGGAAGCCGGATCGGCCTGGCTGCTTACCTGCCTGGAGCGCTTTACCGGCTCGTGGGAAAGCCACGTCCAGTACGACCCGCGCGGCCGCTTTCTGCGGCTTCGTCAAGGCGAAAAGATCATCGATTACATCTGCCGCCACATCGACGAAGGGCGGATCTTCGTCGGCGTCGAGGGCGACGAGCTGACGATCGCGGAAGCGGTCCGGATCGTCGGCAACAAGCCCTTCGTATTCTCGACCGACTATCCGCACGAAGTCGACGCGGAGACCTGCAAGCACGAGCTGGAGGAGCTGCAGGAGAATCCCGAGCTCAA
Proteins encoded in this region:
- a CDS encoding 5-methyltetrahydropteroyltriglutamate--homocysteine methyltransferase, translated to MQIPAVATTTIGSFPRPAWLASSERTQVRFRLDGAALREAQDDATRLILHTQEEIGLDLLTDGEQRRTGFIHHVLAAWDGIDLVHQGIKAIYRRREQNRMVPRVVGKIERRRAAVVEDLRFAKAHTRKPIKMAVPGPMTVIDSTLDETYGDEEKMALDVAAALNAELLELEAAGCDVLQIDEPAMTRYHEKVFAYGSRALDRCLEGVRAPTVVHLCYGYPGGGGRQHQYEYPELLAELMKTRIGGFAVEFARSGYDPAVLGACRGRTILFGCVDPGDSPVPPVPSVAERVRVALKYVEPSRLLLAPDCGLMTISRELAEAKARFLVEVAREVRRAL
- a CDS encoding amidohydrolase family protein — protein: MATEQHEIVDGDGHVIEDIAAIWKYMPEAYVGRSFSDLRGRSPFPPIDHLHTANRHFTPPGAFANVGREGWEIFLREVGIGATVLYTSAGLAFGKIVSRDWAIELARAYNNWIYDTYVSKSPRFKAMGLIPLQEPAEAVIELRRIVRDLGFCGAMLPSTGANMPHLGSEKYRPIYGEAERLGCALAIHGGAHEGLLMDDMSPYAPVNALGHPMGQMICFAGIVFNGIFDQFPGVRIGFMEAGSAWLLTCLERFTGSWESHVQYDPRGRFLRLRQGEKIIDYICRHIDEGRIFVGVEGDELTIAEAVRIVGNKPFVFSTDYPHEVDAETCKHELEELQENPELKTEDKQAVLSRNARRFYGLARL